A window of Bacteroidota bacterium contains these coding sequences:
- a CDS encoding tetratricopeptide repeat protein yields the protein MAEHSHQLAAILFADIVGYTSMMQEDEEAAVAKITRFREEMELVADELNGKIIQYYGDGSLLLFQSSTDAAEFAKLLQEDLAEEPQVPVRIGIHMGDVLLQDGNVFGDVVNIASRIQALAPAGGIYISEVVYRNIENKKGLDAVYLKEVKLKNVKNPVHIYELVTKTGRPDFESILQDSLNDLKIQQNSIAVLPFENMSSDQEQEYFSDGLTEDIITQLSKIKSLKVVSRTSVMQYKKNPKSMREIGRELGVASILEGSVRKMGEHVRITAQLINATTDDHLWAESYDKPVKDLFNIQKDVATAIAQVLNAKISNKETQSLDHTPTTDLHAYDLYLRGRFLIEKRNKTDMLQARDLFQQAVQIDRSFANAYSGLADTHLLASYRGYDEPDKMLTIARQHIDKALKLDPNSGEIHASLGYWYHQTFEWAKAEKSYRRAIELNPGQSNVYLWLALIHEAKGEIEKAVELYHEGSELNQLWIYLLQNKIRALANKSNQDEVIALQKSLIEKFAFDPAQQKEMYCELSRLYWFLGNTEEAIKAATKGGNQGLVEYYRSKDIMRLIFEVEDTYKKLRASGEYISNLWMGMDYARAGAREKALECFNLAIDAKEPAITLLMVRHYEFLNIKYLNLVPLARKIRMLIKF from the coding sequence ATGGCAGAACATTCACATCAATTAGCCGCTATCCTTTTCGCCGATATTGTCGGGTATACATCCATGATGCAGGAGGATGAAGAAGCTGCTGTTGCCAAAATCACCCGATTCCGCGAAGAAATGGAACTGGTGGCAGATGAACTAAACGGAAAAATCATTCAATACTATGGTGATGGCAGCCTGTTACTTTTTCAAAGTTCTACAGATGCTGCGGAGTTTGCAAAACTCTTACAGGAAGATCTTGCAGAAGAACCGCAAGTACCTGTGCGTATTGGCATACATATGGGTGATGTGTTGCTTCAGGATGGTAATGTTTTTGGAGATGTGGTAAACATCGCATCCCGGATACAGGCATTAGCTCCTGCAGGAGGTATTTACATTTCAGAAGTTGTTTATAGAAATATTGAAAATAAAAAGGGACTCGATGCTGTTTATTTGAAAGAGGTAAAACTAAAGAATGTAAAAAACCCGGTACATATTTACGAACTGGTAACTAAAACCGGCCGTCCTGATTTTGAAAGCATATTGCAGGATAGCCTGAATGATTTAAAGATCCAGCAAAATAGTATTGCTGTATTGCCATTTGAAAATATGAGTAGCGACCAGGAACAGGAATATTTTAGTGATGGGTTGACAGAAGATATTATCACCCAGCTTTCAAAAATAAAATCATTAAAAGTTGTTTCCCGTACATCAGTGATGCAATACAAGAAGAATCCAAAATCCATGAGAGAGATAGGCCGGGAGCTGGGAGTAGCCTCAATATTAGAAGGTAGTGTGCGGAAAATGGGAGAACATGTAAGAATAACCGCACAGTTGATCAATGCTACTACCGATGATCATCTCTGGGCGGAATCATATGATAAACCTGTAAAAGATCTATTCAATATTCAGAAGGACGTTGCGACTGCCATTGCGCAGGTATTGAATGCAAAAATTTCTAATAAAGAAACACAAAGCCTCGATCATACACCTACGACTGATCTGCATGCATACGACCTGTACCTGCGTGGACGTTTTTTGATTGAAAAAAGAAACAAGACAGATATGTTGCAGGCAAGGGATTTGTTTCAGCAGGCAGTTCAAATAGATAGATCATTTGCCAATGCTTATTCAGGACTGGCGGATACTCACTTGCTGGCATCATATCGCGGTTATGATGAACCGGATAAAATGCTTACGATCGCAAGGCAGCATATAGATAAAGCATTGAAGTTGGATCCCAATTCCGGGGAAATACATGCATCATTAGGCTATTGGTATCATCAGACATTTGAGTGGGCGAAAGCAGAAAAATCTTATCGCCGGGCAATTGAATTAAATCCCGGTCAGTCCAATGTTTATTTATGGCTGGCCTTGATACACGAAGCGAAAGGAGAAATTGAAAAGGCAGTCGAACTGTACCACGAAGGAAGTGAGCTGAACCAGCTCTGGATCTATTTATTGCAAAATAAAATACGGGCACTGGCAAATAAAAGCAACCAGGACGAAGTAATTGCCTTGCAAAAAAGCCTCATTGAAAAATTTGCATTCGACCCTGCACAACAGAAAGAGATGTATTGTGAGTTGTCAAGATTGTATTGGTTTTTGGGTAATACTGAAGAAGCGATCAAAGCTGCAACAAAAGGTGGTAACCAGGGATTGGTAGAATATTATCGTAGTAAGGATATTATGCGGTTGATATTTGAGGTAGAGGACACCTATAAAAAACTCCGGGCTTCCGGCGAATATATTTCCAATCTATGGATGGGTATGGATTATGCAAGAGCAGGTGCTAGGGAAAAAGCATTGGAATGTTTTAATCTCGCAATCGATGCAAAAGAACCAGCGATAACATTACTCATGGTTCGTCATTATGAATTTTTAAATATCAAATACCTCAACCTCGTTCCGTTGGCAAGAAAGATCAGGATGCTGATCAAGTTCTGA
- a CDS encoding imidazolonepropionase: MPATLITNIKCLVNTRQENKPDSYRVLRGKELSVLPVIENAYLVIEDGVIAEYGNQNDIVHRTSSFVHHIDATGQFILPAWCDSHTHLVFAASREEEFVDKIKGLTYAEIAAKGGGILNSARKLNAMSEDDLFNLAWKRLEEVSKLGTGAIEIKSGYGLTVDGELKMLRVIKKLKERSNLLIKSTFLGAHTYPLEYKENHQGYLDLIINEMLPVIAKEKLADYIDVFCETGFFSSEETEIVCRAGMNHGLKPKIHANQLNLSGGVETGVKLNAVSVDHLETMDTQTISLLAKSNTIGTLLPTAAFFLRMPFQPARQLIDAGCAIALASDYNPGSSPSGNMNLVVAMSCIQMKMYPEEAINAATINGAYAMELENETGSITVGKKANLVFTKPVPSLAYLPYAFGNNLIDKVMINGEVL; this comes from the coding sequence ATGCCGGCTACACTTATTACAAATATTAAATGTCTTGTCAACACAAGACAAGAAAATAAACCCGATAGCTATCGGGTGCTTCGCGGAAAAGAACTTTCAGTATTACCAGTAATTGAAAATGCTTACCTGGTAATCGAGGATGGAGTCATAGCTGAGTATGGTAATCAAAATGACATCGTACATCGTACATCTTCCTTTGTACATCACATTGATGCAACAGGCCAATTTATTCTTCCTGCCTGGTGTGATAGTCATACGCATCTAGTTTTTGCAGCAAGTCGCGAAGAAGAATTTGTTGATAAGATAAAAGGATTAACCTATGCAGAAATAGCTGCAAAAGGCGGAGGCATTTTGAACTCAGCCAGGAAATTAAATGCAATGAGTGAAGATGATCTCTTCAATCTTGCATGGAAAAGACTGGAAGAAGTAAGCAAGCTGGGTACAGGTGCTATTGAAATCAAAAGCGGTTATGGTTTGACAGTTGATGGCGAATTGAAAATGCTTCGGGTAATAAAAAAACTAAAAGAGAGATCAAACCTGTTGATCAAATCAACATTTCTTGGTGCACACACTTACCCGTTGGAATATAAAGAAAATCATCAAGGCTATCTGGATTTGATCATAAATGAAATGCTGCCTGTGATCGCAAAAGAGAAATTGGCCGATTACATCGATGTGTTTTGCGAGACTGGTTTTTTTTCATCCGAAGAAACCGAAATAGTTTGTCGTGCTGGAATGAATCATGGATTAAAACCAAAGATCCATGCCAACCAGCTCAATTTATCAGGCGGTGTGGAAACTGGTGTTAAACTCAACGCTGTTTCTGTTGATCATTTGGAAACGATGGATACGCAAACGATTTCTTTACTTGCTAAGTCAAATACGATCGGAACGCTGTTGCCAACTGCGGCTTTTTTTCTTCGCATGCCTTTTCAACCGGCACGCCAATTAATAGACGCCGGTTGTGCAATTGCATTGGCTTCTGATTATAATCCCGGTTCTTCTCCTTCCGGAAATATGAACCTTGTTGTTGCCATGAGTTGCATACAAATGAAAATGTATCCTGAAGAAGCTATTAATGCAGCGACAATAAATGGTGCTTATGCAATGGAATTGGAAAATGAAACCGGAAGCATTACAGTTGGAAAAAAAGCAAACCTGGTTTTTACAAAACCAGTTCCTTCGCTTGCTTATTTGCCCTATGCTTTTGGAAATAATCTTATCGATAAGGTAATGATCAATGGAGAGGTTCTCTAA
- a CDS encoding GNAT family N-acetyltransferase, whose protein sequence is MLQINFDPFPELSSTRLLLRRLTKADTQGLFTLRSDERVMQFIGREPAKTLDEIEKLIEQFNEGIDKNEAILWGIALKEDPQQIIGTICLWNMQPHNYRTEIGYILRPDHWGKGIMKEAIRLTVEYGFASLGLHSIEARTEAGNKASSALLENTGFVKEGYLKENNYFKGKFTDTIIYSRFQ, encoded by the coding sequence ATGCTACAAATAAATTTTGATCCATTTCCAGAACTAAGTTCAACAAGATTGTTATTGCGGCGATTAACAAAAGCCGATACACAGGGGCTGTTTACTTTACGTTCCGATGAAAGAGTAATGCAGTTTATTGGAAGAGAACCAGCAAAGACTCTAGATGAAATTGAAAAACTAATTGAACAGTTTAATGAAGGGATTGATAAAAATGAAGCTATCCTTTGGGGAATTGCATTAAAGGAAGATCCGCAACAGATAATCGGTACTATTTGTCTCTGGAATATGCAGCCGCATAATTATCGTACAGAGATAGGATACATCCTTCGTCCTGATCATTGGGGAAAAGGAATTATGAAAGAAGCTATCCGGTTAACCGTAGAGTACGGATTTGCTTCCCTTGGTCTTCATAGTATTGAAGCAAGAACTGAAGCAGGTAACAAAGCTTCCTCTGCATTACTTGAAAATACAGGCTTTGTAAAAGAAGGTTACCTGAAAGAAAATAATTACTTCAAGGGCAAATTCACGGACACAATTATCTACTCCAGGTTTCAGTAG
- a CDS encoding GNAT family N-acetyltransferase has protein sequence MIFREAVLTDISQIQVVRNAVKENVLSNPALVSDGDVENFITKRGRGWVCEIDNRIAGFAIADLQDNNIWALFIHPDFEGRGIGKKLHEEMLDWYFEQNKNEVWLSTSPGTRAEKFYRSAGWRENGIYGKGEIKFEMTKQEWLHKKSL, from the coding sequence ATGATATTCAGGGAAGCAGTTCTTACAGATATTTCGCAAATACAGGTTGTTCGCAATGCAGTTAAAGAAAATGTTTTATCAAACCCTGCATTAGTTTCGGATGGAGATGTAGAAAACTTTATTACAAAGCGAGGCAGGGGTTGGGTGTGTGAAATTGATAACCGTATAGCTGGATTTGCAATTGCCGATCTGCAGGATAATAATATCTGGGCATTATTCATCCATCCTGATTTTGAAGGCAGGGGCATTGGTAAGAAGTTGCATGAAGAAATGCTCGATTGGTATTTTGAGCAAAATAAAAATGAAGTGTGGCTCAGTACTTCACCTGGCACAAGGGCAGAAAAATTTTATCGTAGCGCAGGCTGGAGAGAAAATGGGATTTATGGTAAGGGAGAAATAAAATTTGAAATGACAAAACAAGAATGGCTGCATAAAAAATCATTATGA